One Scophthalmus maximus strain ysfricsl-2021 chromosome 7, ASM2237912v1, whole genome shotgun sequence genomic window, tacattttatttatgaacAAAAAGTCAACGGTTTGACTTCTTCACAATCTCCCTTTGCCATGTGGCTGCTTTCGACCTGCCCGGTCTCATGCACATAAATGAAttgaatacaaatgaaaacattaatttcAGAGTGTTCTGACTTCTCTCTTTCATCGCTCACATGCACAAATACCTGCAAACATCAATCTGGAAAAGTTAATAGTTTATTGATCCAAACaaatcacagaaataaaacCATGTTTGATGATAACTTGtattgttttagaaaaaaagtgATGGGCAATAACTACAGGAACACCCTGCAATATAATGCAGTTCAGTAAAAtgactatctatctatctatctatctatctatctatctgaacTTTTTCAGTGTTATTGTATTGAATCACATTACTCCAAAGGTTTCCCTGTTCTTTTCTGGACCTCCTGAAAACCAGCTACAAGTCTCTGAGCCAACTCCGTGCTCATCAGTATACAGCAAAGACCTCTCTGAAAGACATGAGCAATGTGGATGTGCAGGTCTGTGTCCTTGACGAGGCACCAATATACACTGGCAACCGTCAACCGTCCTTGCTGGAGAAAAGTCACAGAGGCAAAACCTTGTGTTGCATGTTGACATTCCTGCTCAAGGAAATCAGTCGGCTCCTCCTGTTCAAGGAGTGCATCTTGATGGTGACGCTGCTGGGTCCATGGGGAATGTAGCGCCCGCATGACAGCACCTCCAGGGCGGAATCACGGAACTGTTGGACATAGAAATACAAACTCACCCTGTCAGGAAAATATATAAGCATTTGTTTCAGacacaaatatgtatttctaGTGCTTCTTATCTTTGTTCACGCGCAGCCTTTGCATCTTGGTTCCACAGTAGATTCACAATTGAGCTGCCTACCTGTTTGTTGGAAAGGAAGTAGATGACCGGATTATAGACGGCGCTGGTCTTGGCAAAGTACATGGGCATGGTTGCGACCAGTGGAGGGATGTAGAGCTTCGGGTTCACAACTACCACCACTGACAACACCGTGTAGGGCAGCCAGCAAACAAAAAAGGCCACTATCATGGCCAGGACCATACTGATGGCATGATCATTCTCCTTTTGGCTGGAACGCCCACCCTGGAGCTCCACACTCCTGTTCAGCTGCAAGAGGAAAAATTTGACCCCCATTAAAAGCTAACAATTTGTTTTAGTCTGTAGGTGGTAGATTGCAAACGGACGAGGACGGAGGTGTGAGTTCTGCATCCTGTTTTAACGGTGTAAAAAGTGTGATAAATATGCTGAAGCCATGTCAAACCCACCTTATCCAAGGATTTGAGCACTTTGGAGTAACAGAAGATGATGACTACGACGGGGAAAATGAAGCAGAAGAGTGTGTAGGCAATGAGATAGCTGTAGTTGCTCCACGATCTTTCCTCCCAGGCCAGAGAGCAGGAGGTCTGGACTCCCTCGGGTCCGTAGGCGCTCCAGCCGAATAGCGGAGCCACGGCCCAGAACAAGCAGAAGACCCAGACAAATACCAGCCCGATGACGCTTCTCCTTATGCTCATATTCGAACTAGCTTTCGGCTTGCACACCACGTTGTACCGTTCGTAGGCAAGCAGGGTCAGAGTGCAGAGAGACACCAAACCTGGGATGAGGAAAcacatgaaaaaggaaaaaaactatcCGCAAGGTTGACTTCATAGCTTTTTCTAGACATTGAATGGCAGGTTAAGGTCTTTCTTAGGGGATGATGTTTGTCATGCAGAACATTTCAATCATCTCCATAACAGCTAAACAAATCTCTCATGAAATGCTGTTGAAAGATCCGGAAAAAGCTACTGTACGTGCGTACCTTAgatcaactttttattttattccaaagacaacaatgaaaaaaacaacaaaaaaacaaacatttgaaagacCTCGTCTGTGaacataaaaactacttcaagAAGCAACAAACAAAGGCCCAGAACATTAATTCAGGGGTAATCTGAAGGAATAAGGTTATGTTTCACGATGACAGATATCCAAGTACAGAGAGAGCAACTCTCCCGTCTCACTACTCACCAAAGTAGTTGACCGCAAATCCTTGAAACACACAGGCCGTGTGGCCAATGAAGAAGCTGCCTTGGTAGTTCGTGATGGTGACGACCAAGGAGCCGCACAGGCCTATCATGAGGTCAGACACGGCGAGGCTGAGGATGAACACGTTCATCGGGTGGAGGAGAGCCGGATTCCTCAGCATCACCGTGATGACGAGGCAGTTGTTAAAAACCGTCAACAAGGTGTTGATGAACATGAGGAAAGACAGTACACTGTAGCCCACCCGGGGGAAGATGGTGGGCACCACAGTCACCATCTCGGCGTGGTTGAAGGGAGTATGGGAGCTGGAGCTCCACGGCGTGCTGTTGCTGTCCATGATGCCTGAATCAAGTCCAGGTGGAACCACTGTGAGGCCAGTGACTGAAGCCTACAGACACTCCGCTGAGCTCAGGACACGGCGTTGTCGATCTTATCATTTCTGATCCGTGTCCAGCCACTCGGCTTCGCTCATTTGCAAGATCTCAGATTGTGCACCTGTCTGGTGGAGAAAGCCCCGAATGCAATATGGGAAATTGGTCCCTAACACGATTTGGAGGAGTAATCCCAACAAACCAGCTGCTATAATGGTAATTAGAAAAGTTGGAAGAGTTATTAACAAGAGGTCAATTTGACatcaaaatcaattttcaaTTTGTTAAACAACCTATTCCATAGCAAAGTAAAAGGCTGATTCACACTACACGTCCATTACTCATACCTGCAAATTAAATCTAATTACAGTACAATTATCCAATCAAATCAAGCTGTTTTACATTAATGACATAAGCACCAGGCTAGGATCATCAatccatttccattttaataAATAGTGAAAGGACAAATACACATCAAGACAAAAACTATTGACTCCAATAAATAAGATTAACCATGAGGTCTTGGTTGTGGCCACTTCACCACTGGTATTtataaattcccttttttttaagattccaTCTGTCATATGAAATATAAACTTCTCTATAGACTACATTCAAGAATGTGAGAgcatttcacatattttctgcaaaaaaaaggtgacaaacCCGCGAAACGCGACGCCGCCTTCACAGATCAATTAGCAAAACACGTGCTAAACATAGCAACAACGCTCTATTTTCTCCTGacgaatattattttttttctcatctgcttaaaaaatatgtacagaCTGTGTAGTTTGAAAATCCTTGAAACAAAAGATCTATTCAAATCAATGTGCAATTGTGTATCACAATATACAGTTCAAAGGGAAATAAACTCATGCTTGCCACAAATAATATTAGGCTTTTACAAAAAATTATATACATTTCAGTAACGGAACAAGAGATTAAGGCAACGGAGTTTGTAATGTAAATGTCACATCTCAGTACTTCACCTACAGTTTTAAAGGataaaaaaggcaaagataATCTTTAGAGACAGACTTGATGTATGACTGCCCCCTATTGTTTAAACCATGTAAGTGCATCACATGTAAACCTTAAACAATCATTGCCTGCAACATTCCAACTTCTATGTAAAAATCAGAGTGTGCATGTTTTCTGAATTGTGTCATGTGTCCTTCAAACTAAAGAATTCTtgaaaaaggataaaaataattaactATTGTCTAACTTAACAAACATCAACAGTTTAAAGGAATACTACCAGTTAtgcataatttaaaatgtaGCATGCATCTTTAAAATGCCATATCTCAAGTGGTGTAAATCAGTGATAGAGATCATTCAATccttatcttcatttttttttgtccttctcgCTCTAATCAGACTCTGCTTTGGGCCTGTGAAGCTGTGATGGGACGCTCAGGCCAGCAGGGCTGTGTTCAGGCCAGAAGGGGGACTCGTGTTGCAGAGGAGTGCGGCGGGGGAAGAAGGTGTGTTGGAAGTCGTAGTTGAGCAGGCAGCTGATGGAGGCCATGTAGATGTCAGCGAAGCGTGACAGTCGACGCGAGAAGTACGTGGGGTTGTGGTAGGTCCGGAAAAGACTCCCAAACTGCGTGTTGAAGATGTCCTTCGTTTGTGGCctgccattaaaaacacattcatatcGTAAGCCTAGGTCAGATCAGTTCCACAAGAGCTCAGTAATTGATCGACCTGCTCATGAATGCCAAATTAATCATCTCCATTACCTCatggcatctctctctctgatccacTCCTCGACGACAGCTTGAGATGCCGGATCCCTGTGCACCTGTTCAGGAGCAGTACATAGAAGTTGAGCACAAAAAGTTGTGAGGTTGAAGGCAGAAAGGAGAAAGGAATGCTGCATGGAAAGCCTTTTCTTTACCTGCATCTGTTCAATAAGTCCAGTCAGTGCCTTTAACCAGGCCATCATGTGCACATACTGCTCTGTGTTCATAATCTTGATCTCTTTCCTCAGCTCGGGGATGATGGCACCCGTTCTCCAGCCATGTTTCAGCGTTAgatcctgcagaaaaaaaatgaccacaagATCAGTCTTGAACCGAAAAACAGCGTGATTTgtcaatgatttttttacagCCCAACATAAAGTCAATGTAGTTGCACACGTGATCAAAGAATAGAAATTAAGTCTTAATCCCCCTGGTTGCAATTAAGTGCCCATATCTGTGGTGAGGATTAGCCTGTTAAGTGGCCAGTGCaaacagcatcagcatcattaAAATCAAAGCACATCTCTTCCACAGGAGAAACATGCGTTTGAAAACCCAAGATGAAATGGATCCGAAAAACGAGGAAATGCCTTTCAATATTTCTCAATCCCTCCCGTGTGACTCAGGTATGCTTCTGCTCTGTGTCGACTTACAGTAATGATCTCATCCTACGGCCACTAGGACCGAGTGTTAATTTCTGGCTGGAGTGAACGTCACACACCATGTTCCACCTCTATAAATAAGCAATGATGTGTTTGACACCTGGCTGCCTGCCACCAGCAAGGCATTAAGCCAGAGATGTAAAACTCTGTCTTCCATTATTACCACTTACAGTTGAccagacacacattcaaatactCAAGTTGTTCTAATAAATTGTGACACAATTCTCTTCCGTGCAGAGATGAACTCACTCTTAAACAAAGGAGCCTGGTAAAGGCAGGGCTCCCCTCTGTGGTTATGATATCATAATAGTTTGTGGCACAGTGCTTTTTTTCGAGTGGTGATAATCAGCGCTTTGTACATATGTGCCACTGGATGCTACTTACTGCCAAGTCACTGTAGATGTGATCACCGAAGTAGAGCACTTTGGATCCTCTCCAGCCAGTGAGTCTCAGGAACTCATAAAGGTTTCCCTACAGTGATCAAGCacacataacaaaaacaacattcacatcCAATGCTTTTTATCAAGGTGCTGAAGAAAAGTACGTCTGAAATGTTTAACAAGCATGACGTGGTCATTTCCTGTCATCACACCTGTTTGTAGATCTGCCCTTTTTCCAGCTTGTGAATCCTGTCCCATAGCAATGCACCTTTGTCTGTGACTCGCCTGAAAGGTctaggaaaaaatacaaaagactTACTCACTGGTAATAGcacagcacacatacacatgcatactCTGTTAATGCATAGTGAACAATGTCCGATGGTGACAGCTGGTCTTGTGGTCCAGTGAGACCCCTAGTGGCACAGAAGAGGCAAAACATGGACATCGTATGACGACTTACTTTCTCCTGTCATTGAAGAAACTAGGTTTGTCGGCCTGCACAATAACAACATCAAACAGGTCCCTCCAGTCCTTCCCTACGATGTAGCTCATTCCTCTGTCCCTAAGGGAGAGAAAGATACCAGACAGATACCTCATCAGCAACATCTTTAAAGCTCGTCATgacagtacaaacacaaacaatcgACCTGATTCAGCACCGGGTGATAGTGATACAAACACCAGCAATAATATGTCCATCTTCGACTAAGTTAGTGTGAAACTCAGTGaaactgttattttaaaagTGGTTATTGCAGGTTTTGTTGCTGTGATGACTCAATGTAACTAACTATTaaaccatcatcatcaatcaaCATAGGTTTCATGCCGTTGGGAAGACTTGTAGGGTTGGAGAGACATAGCGGGTCATTTTGTGCAATCAACCCTGACTTCAAAAGAGGCTCAGTCGATGATTTACTACAGAAAAcccttgatgtgtgtgtgtctttatactCATCCATAAAAGTAGGGGCATTACGCAGTGgcaacaattaaatatttttacacaataaatgGCATTTTTAATTAACCATGCCAACAAAAACTTACACCCTGTTTGCTCATACTTACACAAAGTCAAAGGGGCTATTGGTAAtgaggaacatttttttcccgTGCTCTGACAGCTTCTTCAGCACAGCGTGGCTCTGCTCGCCGTAGCAAATGTATTTCTCTGGAAATCAGAACAAAGAGAGAGGTGTGATataatttgtgcaaaaaaacctCTGCATTTTGTTTGTACATCATAGCTTCATTATTTCCAAATCACATACATTCCATCTtagcaacaacacacacactcacacacacaaatacacacacatttgcataagTTCAAACAAAGTGATATAAATCAAAGATCATTACCAATATCTGCCTCCACAGCGCGGTACATAATGCCCTTGACGTGAACATCTCTAATGGCTTCCTGTGAAGAAGTAAAAAGTAAACAGACCGTAGCGAGGAAGTCTTGACTTCAGCGACACAATGTTAGCATTCAGCTCTCGTTGCAGTACTTCGCTCTGTGTATCAGCGGTTGACTTGGAACCATAAAGAGAGCACATCTctgaatacaaattaaattgaacgTGAAGAAAGCACACCCTGGAGCCAGTTATGTGGCTGAGACACATAAACAAACTTTCCACCacattttttgcagtttatCTTGAGGATTTTGAATCCGGAACTGagtgaaaacagacatttaaggGCAAACTTACAGGATGTGCATCATACACAAACGTTAAGggaaaattaagtaaaaaacaaaactatagcTAAAAACTGAAAGGGTTAATACCAAGTAATAAATCAAGcttggcaagaaaaaaaaaaagattaaggaGGATGTCCTTGAAAAGATATGAGAGGCGCTCGTGAGACAGTGTGTTAGGGGCTTTTAATGACAGCGATCGGTCAAACGGGCTACAGTGTCACACAGAATAGATGGGACCGGCGTGACAGCTGCCCTCAGAGGGAGAACACACCACTGGTGTCTCGGCCCTCTCCCTCTGAAGTAACAGAGGCCCCAGAGAACAGATGCAGAAGGCTGGTGGCCGGTTTGACTCTACTAAAATTAGACACTTGGTTTTCGGGGCTAAAATTAAGATGGCGTTGAATGGCTGGAGGGTCATGGCGCAATGCAAACAAGAGTCTTGAACAAAGGCAAGGCTGATAACAAAAGCACTCACCTTTACGTCTTTGTAGAGATGGACTGGCTCATAGTCGATATTGTGCCTCATGAAGAAGTCATTGACACACGACAGGAGGGTCATCTCCGGCAGCGAGAATATGTCCATGAACTGTTTCATGGTGTGGCCATGGGAACTCTGCAGGACAGTGATCAGAACAGAATGatactggggtttttttggtttttggtttttttattctcatctGTGTACCTGAATTGCTCATCACCTTGCCATAGAAGTCGCTCATGTTCTCTAGAGGTACGTGACAACCTTCATACATGGCGATTACTTCCTCGTCAGGAACTGGATGAAGACCCCTGtatgtgaaacatgaaacattacAAACACTTGGACGACAACAGAATTCATTCTGCTTTATTTGTTGAGTGTGTGGCCTCCTTGTAAGTGACTATAAACCAAGAAAAAGCTGT contains:
- the LOC118315674 gene encoding parapinopsin-like; protein product: MDSNSTPWSSSSHTPFNHAEMVTVVPTIFPRVGYSVLSFLMFINTLLTVFNNCLVITVMLRNPALLHPMNVFILSLAVSDLMIGLCGSLVVTITNYQGSFFIGHTACVFQGFAVNYFGLVSLCTLTLLAYERYNVVCKPKASSNMSIRRSVIGLVFVWVFCLFWAVAPLFGWSAYGPEGVQTSCSLAWEERSWSNYSYLIAYTLFCFIFPVVVIIFCYSKVLKSLDKLNRSVELQGGRSSQKENDHAISMVLAMIVAFFVCWLPYTVLSVVVVVNPKLYIPPLVATMPMYFAKTSAVYNPVIYFLSNKQFRDSALEVLSCGRYIPHGPSSVTIKMHSLNRRSRLISLSRNVNMQHKVLPL
- the nt5dc3 gene encoding 5'-nucleotidase domain-containing protein 3 — translated: MAPLSLPLSSLLRPRAGVLCNALQALHRRPSTSCSWTRNFGAVRHGVGQLLSPQPGAANYAASACSSSSAGQDTTERLWSVYNETKRQTEALTPAISANSVNPNTIFANNEMSLRDTEIYGFDYDYTLAFYSSHLHTMIFNIARDILITNHRYPEGLRKYEYIPNFAVRGLHYDVQKALLMKIDAFHYIQLGTVYRGLHPVPDEEVIAMYEGCHVPLENMSDFYGKSSHGHTMKQFMDIFSLPEMTLLSCVNDFFMRHNIDYEPVHLYKDVKEAIRDVHVKGIMYRAVEADIEKYICYGEQSHAVLKKLSEHGKKMFLITNSPFDFVDRGMSYIVGKDWRDLFDVVIVQADKPSFFNDRRKPFRRVTDKGALLWDRIHKLEKGQIYKQGNLYEFLRLTGWRGSKVLYFGDHIYSDLADLTLKHGWRTGAIIPELRKEIKIMNTEQYVHMMAWLKALTGLIEQMQVHRDPASQAVVEEWIRERDAMRPQTKDIFNTQFGSLFRTYHNPTYFSRRLSRFADIYMASISCLLNYDFQHTFFPRRTPLQHESPFWPEHSPAGLSVPSQLHRPKAESD